The genomic interval CAAATGGGTGGTTTGACGGCGACGTCAAGTTGCGGCCCAGCGGTTTCCATCTCTAGGTAGGCTACCTTGGACGGGCGGTTCATTCAATCCTGCGCGAATTTAACGACTTTACCGCATGCGCTGCGGAGGCCGATCGGTTGCAAATCCGCCACGCCGCTGAAAGGGCTGGTAAACTCTTGGGGTGGGGTAGAGTTCGACGGCAAACGCGCATTCGCGCACATTTCAGCAGAGGATGCGGCCTCCATTGCAAGTAATTCCATGAATGCAGAAGCCATACGCCTGGATGAAGCAAAGCAAGGCACGCAGCCCTGGCGGCAATGGGGCGCTTATCTTAGCGAACGCCAATGGGGGACGGTACGTGAAGACTACAGCCGCGACGGCACGGCCTGGGATTATTTTCCGCACGACCACGCCCGCAGCCGGGCGTATCGCTGGGGAGAAGATGGCTTGGCGGGTTTTTGCGACGACCACTGCCAATTGTGCCTCTGCGTCGGACTTTGGAACGAGCACGATCCCATTTTGAAAGAGCGCATCTTCGGCCTGACGAATAGCGAAGGCAATCACGGCGAAGATGTCAAGGAGTGCTACTGGTATCTCGACGCACTGCCGACGCACTCCTACCTGAAGCTGCTCTACAAATACCCGCAGCGCGAATTTCCTTACAAACAACTCGTCGAAGCCAATCTCGGACGCTCGAAACTCGATCCAGAATACGAAATCATCGATACCGGAGTGTTCGACGACGATCGATATTTTGATGTGTTCGTCGAATACGCGAAGCGTGATCCCCGCGATGCGCTAATGCTCATTACCTTTCACAATCGTGGTCCTGAGGCGGCCCGACTCCACGTCCTGCCGCAATTGTGGTTTCGCAATATTTGGTCGTGGCGTGGAGATTTGCAAAAACCAAATTTGTCGAAAGTCGACGCTCGCACCGTCATCGCCAACCACCATGCGCTCGGCAAGTATCACTGGTATCTCGACGGCGATGCTCAACTGCTGTTCACGGATAACGACACCAATCCACGCCGCCTGTTTGGCATGAATGATGCACCGGGCTATTTCAAAGACGCGTTCGACGACTATGTCGTCCATGGCAATCGAGCCGCGGTCAACCCGGCAAACACGGGAACAAAAGCGGCTGCTCATTATGTGCTCACGCTTCCGCCAGGAGGCTCGACGACGATCCGCACACGGCTGACTCAAATGCCTCGCAGCCCCGAGTTCGACGGTTTCGACGAGGTTTTCGACCAGCGGTTAGCGGAAGCTGATGCGTTCTACGAACATGTTGGCCACGGCATTGCTGACGACGATGCAAAACGGGTTCATCGCCAGGCTCTGGCGGGTCTAGTTTGGACACAGCAATTTTACCATTACGACGTCGCCCGCTGGCTGAGCGGCGACGAATTGCAGCCTCCTCCTCCTCAGGATCGCCGCCACGGGCGCAATTCCAATTGGCGTCATGTAAAATGCCGCGAGATCATGTCGATGCCCGATGCGTGGGAATTTCCTTGGTTTGCTGCCTGGGATTTGGCATTTCACTGCGTTGCGCTGGCAACGATCGATACGGAATTCGCCAAGCAGCAACTCGTGCTGCTGGGGCGCGAGTGGTTCATGCACCCCAATGGTGAACTGCCGGCATACGAATGGGCGTTCGGAGACGTCAATCCGCCGGTTCACGCTTGGGCCGCGTGGCGCGTGTATCAAATCGACCGCGCACGGCACGGCCACCACGGCGATCGCGCGTTTCTGGAACGGGTATTCCATAAGCTGCTGCTGAATTTCACCTGGTGGGTCAACCGTAAAGATTCCCAAAATCGCAACATCTTCGACGGCGGCTTTCTGGGCCTGGACAACATTGCGATTTTCGACCGCAACCAGCCCCTGCCGGGAGGCGCGCATTTATCCGAGGCCGACAGCACCGGCTGGATGGCGATGTATTGCCTCAATCTCATGCGCATCGCGTTGGAACTGGCCCAACACGATCTGGCATATCAAAGCATCGCTAGCAAGTTCTTCGAGCACTTCCTGGCCATCGCCGAAACGATGAATCACGTCGGTACGAAGGCCGTTGAAGAAGGGGGCATCGGCATGTGGGACGACGAGCTGAATTGGTATTGCTCGATCATCGACATGTCCAGCGGCGACACGCGGCGGCTGCATTCGTTCTCCATGGTCAACCTGATTCCGTTGTTTGCCGTGGAAGTGATCGAGTCGTACGATTTGACCCGCGTGCCGGAATTCGCAGCGCGGCTCCAATGGATGGTCGAGCACCGCAAAGACCTTGCCCATCTGGTGGCCGAATGGACGCAGCCCGGCGTCGATCGGCGAGTGTTGATGGCATTGATGCGCGGTCACCGGATGAAAAAAGTGCTCGAACGGATGCTCGCTGAAACGCAATTTCTATCGGATTATGGCGTGCGGTCGTTGTCGAAGCTGCATCGCGCCCAGCCGGCGACCTTTCAATGCGACGGCCATGTTTTGACGCTCGGCTACGAACCGGGGGAATCGGAGGGAGAACTGTTCGGCGGTAACTCCAATTGGCGCGGGCCGATTTGGTTTCCCGTAAATTATCTCATCGTCGAATCGCTGCAAAAGTTTCATCACTACTACGGCGACGACTTCAAAGTCGAGTGCCCAACCGGCTCGGGGAAGCATGTAACTTTGCTGGAGGCCGCCCACGAGATTACCAAGCGGCTAACTCAGTTGTTTTTGCGCGACTCAAAAGGTCGTCGCCCCGTTCACGGCTCTCACGAAAAATTGCAAACCGATCCGCACTTCCGTGATTACATCTGGTTCCACGAATACTTCCACGGCGACAATGGCCGCGGCTTGGGGGCCAGCCACCAAACCGGCTGGACCGCCTTAGTCGCAAAACTGCTCCATCCGAAGAAGCCTCCACGGACGTGTGCCAGAGACCATCATGCGGAAATGGCAAAGGCCGAACGACCAGTTTCTGCTGACAAATGAAGTTACCAGGGCGAATTCTGAATGACAAAACTCGCTTCGGACGGCTGCACATCGGAATTTGGATTTTCAGTAGACATTCGATATTCGTCATTTTGTGATTCTGCGACCTCGTGGTTTGAAACGCCCTATGGCCATCGTCATGGACAACCGCACCGAGTGGCTTGAACCAGACGGTCTTGGCGGCTTTGCTTCGGGAACGACCTGCGGCGAACGGACGCGGCGCTATCATGCCCTGTTGCTTGTGGCGAGCAGTCCGCCAACGGGGCGGATGACGCTGGTCAATGGCTTCGACGCCTGGGTAGATACGCCGAGCGGCACATTCGCCATTTCGACGCAAAGATACACGCCCAATGTTGTTTATCCAGACGGCGTTTCGCGGTTGGTCGAATTTAATGCTGATCCTTGGCCGCGGTGGACATATCGGAACGACGACCAAACGACGATCGTTCAAGAATTGTTCGTTCCGCATGGACTTGCGGCATGTTGCCTGCGGTGGACTCTCACCGCATCCATCGCCTGCCCAACAGGGAGCAAGCAGGATCATTTGAAAAGCGGTGCACGCCCTGGGCCGTTTTCACTCGCGGTTCGCCCGCTCTTTTCTGGCCGCGATTATCACTGTCTGCATCACGAGAATTCTGCCTTCGGCTTCAAGGCGGCAGCACGAAACGGTTGGCTGATCTGGCATCCTTACGATGGCGTTCCCGGCATCTGTTTGCTAACCAATGCCAGCTATCTGCATCAGCCGGATTGGTATCGGAGCTTTTTGTACGAGCAAGAACAAGCGCGCGGACTCGATTGCGTCGAAGATCTGGCATCGCCCGGCATACTGAAATGGGATCTCTCGGACGACGCGGTGCTCATCCTGGCTGCCGAAGGGGCGGACGCCGTGGTGAATTCGCTTGGCCATGCCGCGACCGACGTGTTTCAGACGCTTGCCACGATCGAGCGCAAGCGACGATTGGAATTCCCCACGGCGCTGCACCGCGCAGCCGACGCCTATCTAGTTCGCCGTAGTTCCACGGGAGATCGAGTTGCCAGTCAATCGACAATTGCATTACGGCAGTCTGACATGCCAGCGTCGCCCTGCAAAACGATCATCGCCGGTTATCCTTGGTTCACCGATTGGGGCCGCGACACCTTTGTTTCCGTGCGCGGATTGTGCCTGACGACTGGTCGCATCGACGATGCGCTGCAAATCCTGCTCGCTTGGGCCGGCACGGTTTCGGAGGGCATGTTGCCCAATCGCTTTCCCGATTCGGGCAGTGAGCCTGAGTACAATTCGGTCGATGCTTCGCTGTGGTTCACAATCGCAGTCCACGATCTGATTCAAACCGCGGGGCATCATAGGCGCCCGATCGGCGATGGAGCACGCCGAGTCTTGGAACAGGCAGTTCGCGCGATTCTCGATGGATATGCCCGTGGAACGCGATTCGGCATTCGTCTGGACGACGACTTTCTAATGGCCGCCGGCCAGCGCGGTGTACAGCTCACTTGGATGGATGCCAAAGTCGGCGATTGGGTGGTCACGCCGCGGATCGGTAAACCGGTCGAAGTGCAAGCGCTGTGGCTGAATGCTCTTCAATCCGCGATCACGATATGGCACGATCGGAAATGGATCGAACCGTTTCAGCGAGGTTCTTTGGAGTTTGAGCGCCGATTTTGGAACCCGGCGACGAATTGCTTATACGACGTCGTCGATGTTGATCACGTTGCCGGGCAGACCGATGCATTGCTGCGGCCCAATCAGATTTTTTCCGTCGGTGGCCTGCCTTTTCCATTATTGCACGGCGAGCGCGCACGCCATGTTGTCGCTGCGGTTGAACACCAATTGCTCACGCCGCTTGGCTTGCGTACGCTGGCTCCCGGGTCGCCAAATTACGCTGCCCGTTATGCTGGCGATCAACGGCAGCGCGACAACGCTTACCATCAAGGCACCGTTTGGCCGTGGCTCCTGGGTCCGTTTGTCGAAGCCTGGCTGCGAGTGCGCGGCGAAAGCGAAGCGGCGAAAGCCGAAGGACGCGAGAAATTTCTGCCGGCACTCGAAGCCCATTTGCAAACCGCCGGTCTGGGACACATCAGCGAAATCGCCGACGCCGAGTCGCCATTCACCCCTGGCGGTTGCCCGTTTCAAGCCTGGTCGCTGGGCGAATTGCTCCGGTTGAAGATGAAGCTGCTCGCCGAGTAATTTCTCCAATTGTCAAACGATAAGGGTTCGATCCAAGATTGCCTTTCATATCTTGTGGTACGTAGGCCTCCCACTCTCCCATAAACGGCCTCGACCGCAGGCAGCCCCTGTCCATCGCCCATGGCCTTCCGCCCCACCGCTCCTCAATTCTCACCCTCAGGCCTCTTGACACGCTCTTAAACACATGTATACTTTCCTTTGCAGTGTATAAATGAGCAAATATTGGAGACTGCCGCCGAACGAAACGCTGGGTAATGCATAGTGAGCGTTTACTCCTAAACCCTGAACTCTCATCCACGAACCACCCCCTTATTTTCCATCGACCCCCGCCACGTCTCAAACCTCATAAACACTCGTAAATTCCCGATCCATTTCGCTTCCACCTGCCGATATTTTGCGCACCCCCCCCGGAAATGAACCGGAAATTTGTTTTGCAAAAATCCGCGCAGCGCTCGGGAAAATCCGCACTTCTCCCACATCTTCATTTCCACCACAAAAATTTTTTGAAATCATGCGATGACACGAAACGCGAATTCCTCGACTTCAACACACAGGAGAACGAAAAACACCGCTTCAGCCGCTCATCATTCATCATCCATCGCCGCTCTTCGCAAGGCTCCCGACCTCGCACATGCCTCCGATCGCCGGTCGCCTGAGGCTCGACCCAACGCCACCCTTGCAAGCGAGGACGATGCTGGAAAGATCGAGTCGCCGACACCACCACTTTGGTAGTGAACGCGTCGGTTGATCGCCTCGATTATGTCCAATGTGAAAACATGATTGGCCGACCGACCTGATGTGTGACCGACCTCCTGGTATCCGCCATTCCGCGATGTTAAGATGAGGTTCCCCCCAGACGCCGCAGGCGAACCGGTTCTTCGCTCACTGTACGGAGCTTCTATGGTTCTTTCGTCGGCTCGTTATGGTCAGCTGAAATTCCCGGCGGCCTTAGGAGTTGGGCTATTGACGATTGCGTTTTGCCAGGCGCCGGCGGCCGCGGCAATCGACTTCAATCGTGATATTCGGCCGGTCCTGTCCGAAAACTGCTATTTTTGCCATGGGCCGGACAAAAACCATCGCGAGGCCAATCTGCGGCTCGACGATCGAAAAGTCGCCCTTGAAATGGGGGCGGTCGTGCCTGGCAAGCCCAACAGCAGTAGTTTGATTGCCCGCATTTTTAGCAGCGATCCCGACGAGCAGATGCCGCCTCCCGATTCGCGCAAGCGGCTGAATGACGAACAAAAGCGACTCTTGCGCCAGTGGGTCGAAGAAGGAGCGATTTACAAACGGCATTGGGCATACGAGCCGCCGGTGCGGCCGGAATTACAGAAGATTCAGGGTTCAGAGTTAAGGATTCAGAATGAAATTGACCTGTTGGTCGCTGCCCGGCTAACGAAAGAGGGGCTGGTGATGTCGCCCCAGGCGGATCGGCGGACATTGCTTCGGCGGTTGTATTTCGATCTCATTGGCTTGCCGCCGACTCCGGAACAAGTCGATGCATTTGCAATGAATTCGTCCTCCGACGCTTACGAGCAGGTGGTCGAGCACTTGCTCGCGTCGCCGCATTATGGCGAGCGAATGGCCATCGGCTGGCTCGACGTGGTACGCTTTGCCGACACGATCGGCTATCACTCCGACAACCCACGAAATGTTTGGCCCTACCGCGATTACGTCATTCGCTCATTGAATGAAAATAAGCGGTTCGATCAATTCACGATCGAGCAGCTTGCCGGCGATCTACTAGAGGGCAGCACGCAAGAGCAGCAAGTCGCGTCCTGCTTTAATCGCTTGCTGCTGTCGACCGAAGAAGGGGGCGCGCAAGCGAAAGATTATGAAGCGCGGATGCTCACCGACCGCGTTCGCGCCATGGGAACCGTCTGGCTGGGACAAACCCTTGGCTGTTGCCAATGCCACGATCACAAATTCGACCCTACCACCACCAAGGATTTCTACTCGATGGGGGCCTTCTTTGCCGATATCGACGAGCCGATCATCGGCCATCGAGAACCAGGAATGATT from Pirellulales bacterium carries:
- a CDS encoding glucosidase, which translates into the protein MNAEAIRLDEAKQGTQPWRQWGAYLSERQWGTVREDYSRDGTAWDYFPHDHARSRAYRWGEDGLAGFCDDHCQLCLCVGLWNEHDPILKERIFGLTNSEGNHGEDVKECYWYLDALPTHSYLKLLYKYPQREFPYKQLVEANLGRSKLDPEYEIIDTGVFDDDRYFDVFVEYAKRDPRDALMLITFHNRGPEAARLHVLPQLWFRNIWSWRGDLQKPNLSKVDARTVIANHHALGKYHWYLDGDAQLLFTDNDTNPRRLFGMNDAPGYFKDAFDDYVVHGNRAAVNPANTGTKAAAHYVLTLPPGGSTTIRTRLTQMPRSPEFDGFDEVFDQRLAEADAFYEHVGHGIADDDAKRVHRQALAGLVWTQQFYHYDVARWLSGDELQPPPPQDRRHGRNSNWRHVKCREIMSMPDAWEFPWFAAWDLAFHCVALATIDTEFAKQQLVLLGREWFMHPNGELPAYEWAFGDVNPPVHAWAAWRVYQIDRARHGHHGDRAFLERVFHKLLLNFTWWVNRKDSQNRNIFDGGFLGLDNIAIFDRNQPLPGGAHLSEADSTGWMAMYCLNLMRIALELAQHDLAYQSIASKFFEHFLAIAETMNHVGTKAVEEGGIGMWDDELNWYCSIIDMSSGDTRRLHSFSMVNLIPLFAVEVIESYDLTRVPEFAARLQWMVEHRKDLAHLVAEWTQPGVDRRVLMALMRGHRMKKVLERMLAETQFLSDYGVRSLSKLHRAQPATFQCDGHVLTLGYEPGESEGELFGGNSNWRGPIWFPVNYLIVESLQKFHHYYGDDFKVECPTGSGKHVTLLEAAHEITKRLTQLFLRDSKGRRPVHGSHEKLQTDPHFRDYIWFHEYFHGDNGRGLGASHQTGWTALVAKLLHPKKPPRTCARDHHAEMAKAERPVSADK
- a CDS encoding glycogen debranching enzyme family protein; translated protein: MAIVMDNRTEWLEPDGLGGFASGTTCGERTRRYHALLLVASSPPTGRMTLVNGFDAWVDTPSGTFAISTQRYTPNVVYPDGVSRLVEFNADPWPRWTYRNDDQTTIVQELFVPHGLAACCLRWTLTASIACPTGSKQDHLKSGARPGPFSLAVRPLFSGRDYHCLHHENSAFGFKAAARNGWLIWHPYDGVPGICLLTNASYLHQPDWYRSFLYEQEQARGLDCVEDLASPGILKWDLSDDAVLILAAEGADAVVNSLGHAATDVFQTLATIERKRRLEFPTALHRAADAYLVRRSSTGDRVASQSTIALRQSDMPASPCKTIIAGYPWFTDWGRDTFVSVRGLCLTTGRIDDALQILLAWAGTVSEGMLPNRFPDSGSEPEYNSVDASLWFTIAVHDLIQTAGHHRRPIGDGARRVLEQAVRAILDGYARGTRFGIRLDDDFLMAAGQRGVQLTWMDAKVGDWVVTPRIGKPVEVQALWLNALQSAITIWHDRKWIEPFQRGSLEFERRFWNPATNCLYDVVDVDHVAGQTDALLRPNQIFSVGGLPFPLLHGERARHVVAAVEHQLLTPLGLRTLAPGSPNYAARYAGDQRQRDNAYHQGTVWPWLLGPFVEAWLRVRGESEAAKAEGREKFLPALEAHLQTAGLGHISEIADAESPFTPGGCPFQAWSLGELLRLKMKLLAE